The Falco cherrug isolate bFalChe1 chromosome 3, bFalChe1.pri, whole genome shotgun sequence genome segment CATCATGAGGATCCTCTCAGGTGGGTTTGTTTCCCCCACGACCTCTCTTCCTCTGCGGGGTTTGGGCTCCCTGTGATCCCCTCCCACACGGGTGGTCCCCAACCCCCCGTTCTGCCAGGCCTGTCCACACTGGTGGTGTTATCGACGGGGATGGGGAAGTCCCTCTGCTACCAGCTCCCCGCTTACCTGTACCACAAGCGCTCCAAGTGCATCACCTTGGTTGTCTCCCCTTTGGTATCCCTGATGAATGACCAGGTACGGCTTGGATGTCCCGGTTTTCCCACCCCAACTCCTGCTTAGACGCTGCTGggtgtgcagtgctgcagttaAAGGCTCACATGCACCCAAAATGGGGAGGTGGGTGTTCGGTGGTGACTCCCCCCCAAGTCACTGGAGGCACGAGTGGGTGACAGGCCTCGCTTCCAGGTCTCGGGGCTGCCGCCATGCCTGAAGGCTGTCTGTATCCACTCCAACATGACCAAAGCCCAGCGGGAAGCAGCGATGGAGAAGGTGAGGGACTCAGGGCTGCCAGCCTCAGGGAGACACGTGTGTGTGAAGGTGTCCCCAGTGCCACCTTGCTCGTGCAGCTGCGTGATCCCAATGAAGGCAGTGCTGGACAGTAGCAGTGCCAGTCAGCCTGCTTCCCTGGGAGAGCGGGTAAAACACCCCTTGTGTCGCTCTGGTGCTCCCCGCAGGTGAGGCAGGGCGGggtgcaggtgctgctgctctcccctgaGGCGCTGGTTGGTGGAAGCAGCTCAGGATCTGGCTGCCTGCCCTCTGCTGATCACCTGCCGGCCGTAGCCTTTGCCTGCATTGATGAAGCTCACTGTGTCTCCGAGTGGTCCCACAATTTCCGTCCCTGCTACCTGCGGGTCTGCAAGGTGTGAGAGGGGAAGCCCACCCTGAGGCGGAGGGAACCCGTTGGGGTGAGGAGGGACGTCAGGCTCCCACTTTTTCCCTCTTGGCAGGTTCTCCGGGATCACCTGGGCGTGCGCTGCTTCCTGGGGCTGACAGCCACTGCCACCCTGGCCACAGTGCGGGACGTGGCCCAACACCTGGGTATCCCAGCAGAGGAAGGGATAGCGGTGCGCTCCACCGCTGTGCCCCCAAACCTGCACCTCTCAGTCTCGATGGACAGGGACAGGGATCAGGTAGGGACCAGGATGGGTCTAAAGAAATCAAATTAGTTGCTGTGACACTGGGTTCAGGGTGTATCTCCTAGAAGATCCCCAAGCTCTTTTGGGGCACCTTTACCTCCTCTGTCCACAGGCCCTGATCTCCCTGCTGCGAGAGGAGCGTTTTGGGTGCCTGGACTCCATCATAGTCTACTGCACGCGGCGGGAGGAGACAGTTCGCATTGCGGCACTCATCCGGACCTGCCTCCAAGGAGTGCTGGTCAGGGAAGCcagggagccagggcaggacactgctgaaaggaagaaagcgAAGGGTAGGTGAGGTAGCCTCACTCTCCAAAGGGAAGCATGAGCCCAAAACATCCTGTCTGGTGAATCCACACTGGAACAGAGAATCCCTAGGGAGCGAGCTGTGCTTGCAGGACTCTCCACGGAGGTTTCTGGCTCCATCAGCCACCTCCCCCAGGTGCAGAGCAATGCCCTTGGCAGCAGTAAGGCATTTATCTTCCCCCATCTGCATCGCAGGCTTTAAAACtgggctttgatttttttttctagtgacaGCCGATAATGATGGATGCTTATTAGCTGTGGTTAATAAAGCTGGGTGGTGGGATTAGTACACAGGGAGCCTTCGTTGTACAGCTCTGCAgggtttttctttccaaacctGGTAGCTGTGACTTAGagtctttatttttccctcaaaaTCCACAATTGGATCCATGGCCGAGCTCTGCCTCGCAAAGTGCTGGACGTGTTTGGCCCCAGGGatcctctccccagcctgctttGTTTGCTGAAGCTGGGTGAGCTCGTGCCATCCCGCTTCCAAACCAACCAGGGCTTGACGACTTCTGGCAGCTAACAAGGAGCACACATCCCTTTGCCaggaagcagcagccctgctcctgcccagcactgATGTCTGCCACAGGCAGGGTTTGCTGCTCGTTTCCATCCCTGATTTAATTAACAGCTGTGCTTTTGAGAAATCACTAATTAAATGCCATTAAAACATCTCTCCCCACTTGCTTTCAGCAAAGAAGAGTGGTCGCCAGCCGCTGAAGTGGATTGCAGATGCTTACCATGCTGGCCTATCCGCTGCCGAACGCTGCCGCATCCAGAACAGCTTCATGAGTGGCCAGCTCCGCGTGGTGGTGGCCACGGTGGCTTTCGGCATGGGGCTGGATAAATCAGATGTCCGTGGTGTTGTACATTACAACATGCCGAAAAATTTTGAGAGTTACGTGCAGGAGATTGGACGGGCCGGGCGAGACGGTGAGCCAGCTCACTGCCATCTCTTCTTGGACCCGGAGGTAATGCTTGCCAGTAGGGTGGGGGGGTCCCCCTAAATTCTGGGGGTCTTTCCCCAAGGCTTCCCgctgcctccccagggcagggatcTCCACGAGCTGCGACGCCACATTTACGGTGACACGGTGGATTTTTTCACTGTCAAGAAGCTGGTGCAGAaggttttttctccctgcaagTGCTTGGAGCTGCACCAGAAACACCAGGATGTCATCAGGGTGAGGAAGGGGCTGAGGCCCCCACTCCCGTGGCCTTCCCAGCTTCTTAACTCATTCAGTAATGAGCTAACAAGGCAGAAGAACCTTTGTGGGCTGGTGGCCGCATTGGGGAGCTTAAATCAGTTGAGGGAAGGTTGGGGTGAAGTGAGCTGTGGTGTAAGATCTGGCCAGGAACAGGCAAGAGAGCAGTTGAGATGTCACacaagggaaggcaggagcCTGCCTGTCCTCTGACTGGTGACACCACACTGCGTGGTGCATCCCTTGCAGGATGGGGAGGTGAAGGATGCCAAAATGGCCGAGCTCTTGGAGGAGATGGTGGAAGAGGACAGTAGCGTGAcgaggcagagcaggcagcggGTGTGCTACAAGCACGAGCGAGCTATCCCCATCCAACAAACTGTGGAGTCCCTGGACATACGGGAGGAAGGTGAGGTGGGGAAATCGGCCCCAAGTGAGGCCAGGGGGGGTCCCAAAGGGGATCAGggtccctctgcagctcctcccTGTCTTGCAGGCATCGAGACCCTCCTGTGCTACCTGGAGCTGCACCCGCAGCgctggctggagctgctgcctcccacctaCTCTTCCTGCCGGCTGCAGTGCTATGGGGGACCCCAGCAGCTCCGGGCCACAGCGCGGAGGTTAGAGCTGCGCCGAGGGGCACCGCTGTGAATGCCACAGTGTTCCCTGTGCCAGGAGCAAGCCACCGCAGCATAGTCTCTGCTGGGTGGGAGCTGCTCCACGGTTCTGGGGTCTGCTGGAGGTAAAAAACAGGCTCCAAGCCATGGTACCAGTGGGTTCCTGGTGTCTCTTGCCCTCAGGTCTCCCCCTGTCGCTGTCTTCATGGCCCGGGAGCGCCTGGCAGGGAGGGACCACAGCCAAGCCAGCTTGCTGGAGTTCGACATGGTCTCGCTGAGCGACTCCATGGGTTGGGAAGTAGCGCTGGTGAAACGTGCCCTGCGCCAGCTCCAGTGGGATCCACAGCTGCGGAAAGGTACTGGTGTCCCTGCGTTCCTTGGAGGGGTGAGTCCCTGTGacaccagcagctggctgggttTCAGTGCCGGATCTGGGTGAGCACCAGCTCAACCAGCTCTTGGCGCCTTCAGACAGCTGCAGCGCAGGGAAGAGTGGGGTCATGGTAGAGTTTGGAGATTTCTCTTTCCACCTACGTGCTTACGGTGACCTCACCGACCAGGAGCTGGACTCCGTCTGTGATTTCCTCCACCAAAGGGTGGTGGCCAGGGAGAAGATGGCTCTTGGCCAACTCCGCACCTGTTTCCAGGCCTTCCAGAGGTGAGTGTGGGTGAAGACCACCCAACCCCTACAGACCACTCCCTCCCAGTTTGGGACCCGTTTTGGTACTGGAAAGGGAGGAGACTGATGTCAGGGCACAGTGTGGCCTTCCAGACCTGCAGTCCTCACcctgtggaggaggaggaggagaagagctCCTGCCTGAAGGCTCTGCTCAGCAACTACTTCGAGAAGGAGCCTGCTGGAGAGCAGGCTGAACATggctgtgaggaggaggaggaggacgaaGATCTCAGTGATGCTAAAGTGAGCAAATCCACTTTTATTGGGAGCTGCTTCAGGCTCTGACTGTCAGCTGGTATTTCTGGTACACGGCACCTCCAGTTTAGGTGACACCAGAGATGGGTTtgggatgaggaagaggagggaggcccttgctatgtcccttcttttGCAGCTGCGGGAGTGGGAGAGCCAGATCCGCGCTGACATCCGCCATTTCCTTGCCATCCGCCAGGACGAGAAGTTCTCTGGCCGAGCCATCGCCAGGGTATTTCATGGCATTGGTAAGAGTGGTGGGCAGGTGCCAAATTGGGTGTCTTCCACCTTGCTCCGGCACCTGCCCATCCCCTCCTAACCGGGGGCTTTGCCCgctccctgcaggcagcccctgtTTCCCCGCCCAGGTCTATGGCCGTGATCGCCGGTTCTGGAGGAAATATCTCTCCTTCGATTTCCACCGGCTCGCCCGTCTGGCCACCGAGGAGATCCTGGCCAGCAGGTGATGGCAGGAGCCGAAAGGGCAGAGCCACCCCATGCTCCAGGGACGGTGGTGCCACACAGGCCATCACTGTGGCCCTcggggctgtgccagctgccatCACCCCCCGAGGACCCCGTTTGGGGCGGTGAGCAGAGACCACCCTTCCGCCAAGAAGTGGGGCAGAGGAAGCACAGGCTTGTTCGTGGTGCgcgctgcccctgcctgccttgccctgctgctgcgTAGGAGCGGCTGGGGAGGCCAAGTGCTGCCTCCGACAGGGGTCCTGCCTCCTCGGGTGGGCTGCCCGccctcagcctgtccctgtgccGGCAGGGATTTTTGTCTGGATTTTAATAATGAATTAATAAAGGACACTGATCTTTAACCCCTGTGCCGCTGCCTACAGTTCACTGCCTGTGCCTTGGGGAGTGAATTGGCTTTGGGTGACGACCCTCCttcatgggggggggggggggggcgttgcCATGGTGATGTAGCAGTGTTGTTACTATGGCAATAGGGAGAGGGGGGGTCTGTTGCCATGGTGATGCAGGGGGACTGTTACTGGCCTGTGGGGGGGCCATGGTGATGGGGGTCTATCACCATGGCAACAAGGATGTTGTCCTAGTGATGTAGGAAGTCTGTTGCCATGGTGATGGGGGGGGTAGGATGCCCATTGCCGTGGCAAAGGGACATCTATCGCCATGGCAAAGGGACATCTATCGCCGTGGCTGTCAGTGCATTGTGGGAGGATGCCACCACCCCTGCCCTCACTGCACCCAGCGAGCTGTGACGGCCCTGGGACAGCCAGGCGCCACCGTGGCTCTGGCCCCCTGCCCACACCGccccagcaagcagctgctTGAGGTGCCAGTGGGGAACCAGAGCAGCTGGCACCATGTGCCATCCTCCTTCCCTACCCCCTTTCCAGCCAAAGTTGCGTGCTCTTTCCCAGCACCTAGCTCTTGCGGAGCTCCAGGAAGGATGAAGCCCTTCCCCACCCTGAAACACAGATTGGGTTTTGCTGTGGGCAGCTCTTgaacaaccaaaaccatccaaGCAAGGCTGGGGTGGAAACTGGTATCCAACTGGAGAGCTTTACGCCCCAGTTTCCTCCTGGCGCTGGGCTCCCGTGGGACGCACcgtccctccccagcacagtgTCTTCTGTTTGGGAAGGTCACACCACAGGAGCACCCACCAGCATTGCCAAAACACTTCTAAACATTAACTGGTGGAGCTGGGTGCCAAGCCTGTGACATCCCCAAGGACTGCTGACGCCACACagcctcctccatccctcctcctcctccaccagcccTGGAGAAAAGCCTGGCTCACAGCACAACCCACTGCACAGGTGGTAAAAGCCAAGGGCTGGCCACCGGAGCTTTCCTCTTCATCCTCTTCCCTTTAGGTTTTCCTGGTGTTGTGCCGGAGCAGGGACGTGGTGAGGGTACACCGGCGGCCGGAGCATCAgggaggggctggcagggacttTCCAGCCTTCCTTCACCAGCCTGTCTTGTGGTAAGCACCGACAGCTTCCACCCAGACAGCGGGTCGGGACCGTCTCCCCACTGATCAGGGTGGTCCCTGACCACCACGTCCCCCTTCCACCACGGCCCGCTACACTatggccctgccctgggctctgCTACTGCTCGGTGAGGTCCTGGCACAGGATGCAGCCGCCCAGGGCTGCCTCCTTCCGCCGGCTGGTGAGTCCCAACCCTTTGCCCTTCCTTGCCAGTGGAAGCACCCCTGGTGGGACAAAGCCTTGCTGGGGTGCCTCGGTGGTGGGCTGACCCCCGCCTTGGCAGGTTATAACGCAGCGCTGGGGCGCCCAGCCCGCCAGTCCTCCGTCTTCCCCAACATCAGCATCGCCACCAACGCAGTGGACGGGAACCGGGACGGCGTCTGGCACCACGGCTCCTGCAGCCGCACACGGCGAGAGCGGGAGCCCTGGTGGAGTGTGGACCTGGGTGGGCGCCGCGCCGTGGCGGCTGTGGTGGTAAAGAACCGGCAGgattgctgctggcagcagctgtggggagcgcAGGTCCATGTCGGGGACGCACCAGCCGAGCGTGGCAGGGACAACCCCATGTGAGCCAAAAATGTGGGGTTTGGAGGGAGTGTCCCCACCCCACTGGTGCCACTGTCTCCTGAGCCCCATCTCTTCCACCCCGGCAGCTGTGGCGTCATCACGGACACCGGTCCTGGCTCACTCAGTACCAtctgctgccaggggctgcagggccgctATGtctccatcctcatccccaGCCGGGAGGATGCGTTGGTGCTGTGCGAGGTGGAGGTGGTGCTCCAGggctgcctccccctgcccggaGGTGAGGGGCTCCCAGGGAGGCagtgggggctggtggggcagcaGTCAGGGGCCGGCAGCCTCGTGCCATGCTCCCACTGGCAATTCCAGCCCCCAACGTGGCGCAGGGCCGCGCCGTCACACAGTCCTCCACGCTGAATGCCATCAGCCTGGCTGCCAATGCCGTGGATGGGAGCAGCAATGCCAGCTGGGAGCACGGCTCCTGCACCCACACTGAGAAGGAGCTGGAGCCGTGGTGGCGTGTAGACCTGGGCCATCGGCACACTGTCTACTCCGTCACTGTCACTAACCACCACaactgctgctgggagagcCTTCTCGGCGCCCAGGTCCACGTTGGGGACTCCCTGGCTAACCATGGCAAGCGCAACCCTGTGTGAGTGGGGTCCCCAGCAAGGTCCCCCCACCCAGCATGGGACTGTCCCGCCGGCCATAGCTGTGGCGGTTCCCTCCCGGCAGCTGCGGGGCCATCTTGGACACTGGTCCCGGCTCCACCAGTACCATCTGCTGCAACGGGCTGTCGGGTCGCTATGTCTCTATCATCATCCCTGGGCGGGAGGATTTCCTCATCCTCTGCGAAGTGGAGGTGACAGCCCAGAGCTGCGTCCCCCCGCCTGGCGGTAAGGATTGAAGCCCTCCCAGCAGGGAGCTGATACCTACCCGGTGGCTGCCAGCAAGCGCTGACCTACCTGAGCCCTGCAGAAGCGATTTGGTTCCTGCAGCGCcggggggaaaggggggggcATGAGGGCCCCAacatgggggaggggggtgtcaCATGTCCCTGAGCCGGTGGCACATCAGTGTGCCAGTATGCAGTGCCTGGAGGGACAGATGGAGGCCGCAGTGCCGGCTCTGTGCCCAGGGGTTGATGCCCAGCCACGGGTCATCGCTGGCATTGAGCACCTAGGGCTGGTGTCACTGTCCCATGGTGTCCCCCAGCCCAAAGCCTGGCCCTGCGGCGCCCAGTGGCACAGTCCTCCACGGCCAGCCGAGCCAGCAGTGCCATCAACGCCGTGGATGGGAACCAGGATGGGAACTGGCAGCACGGCTCCTGCTCTCAAACCAAGAGGGAGTTGGAGCCATGGTGGACAGTGGACCTGGGCCATCGCCATGCTGTGGCAGCTGTGGTGGTGAGGAACCGCCTGgactgctgctggcactggctgAAGGGTGCCCGCGTCCATGTCGGGGACTCCCTTGCCAGCCATGGCACCAACAACCCCATGTGAGTGCCACAGTGTTGACACTGTGGTGCACGGCTGCTTTGGCGCTTGGCCACCCTCACCCTTGTCCCCCTCCTTGTAGCTGCGGCACAGTCACAGATACCAGCCCTGGCTCCACCAGCACCATCTGCTGCCACGGGCTGCGCGGCCGCTACGTCACCATCACGATCCCTGGCCGCGAGGAACGGCTGAGCCTGTGCGAGGTGGAGGTTGTGGAgcaaggctgtgctgtgctgccagggggTGAGTGGGTTTGGGGGGCACCGCGGGGTCTTCTGGGGACatggcacccccagcccagctgttCCCGCAGCCCAGAACATGGCCCTGGGCCGCCCGGCCACCCAGTCCTCCATCCTggatgccagcagcagtgccgCCAATGCCGTCAACGGGGACTGGGATGGCAATCAGGAGCACGGCTCCTGTGCCCACACCACAGAGGAGCTGGAGCCATGGTGGCGTGTTGATCTCGGCCACCAGCACGCCATCTATGCCGTGGTGGTGAAGAACCGCCATGACTGCTGCTGGGAGCGGTTGAAGGGGGCTGAGGTCCGCGTCGGTGACTCCCCGGTTGACCGCAGTCGGCACAACCCTGTGTGAGCACCAGCCCCATCCTCTCTACTGGGAACACCACTGGCACTGTGCTGGCTCATcctgccccctcctctcccGCCAGCTGCGGCATCATCACAGATGCCAGCCCCGGTTCTATCAGCACTGTCTGCTGCCATGGCCTTCGCGGTCGCTACGTCTCCATCCTCATCCCCGGCCGGAAGGATGCGCTGGTGCTGTGTGAGGTGGAAGTGATCCGGCAAGGCTGCACCCCGCTGCCAGGAGGTGAGCTGTCAGGAGAGCCCACCTCCCCCAGgaaccccagcacccaccaaCCCACCCCATGGTGTTCACAGCCCTCAACGTGGCGCGGGAGCAGCAGGCGACACAGTCCTCCACCTCCAATGGCTCCGGCTTCGCATCCAAGGCGGTAGATGGGAACCGGGACGGCGTCTGGCACCACGGCTCCTGCAGCCACACACGGCGAGAGCGGGAGCCCTGGTGGAGTGTGGACCTGGGCAGACGCCGCGCCGTGGCAGCTGTGGTGGTAAAGAACCGGCAGGATTGCTGCTGGCAGCGGCTGCGGGGAGCACAGGTCCATGTCGGGGACGCGCCAGCCGATCGTGGCAGGGACAACCCCATGTGAGCCAAAAATGTGGGGTTTGGAGGGAGTGTCCCCACCCCACTGGTGCCACTGTCTCCTGAGCCCCATCTCTTCCACCCCGGCAGCTGCGGCATCATCACGGACGCTGGTCCTGGCTCACTCAGTACCAtctgctgccaggggctgcagggccgctATGTCACTGTCACCATACCCAGCAGGGAGGGGCAGCTGGCGCTTTGCGAGGTGGAGGTCTACACTGTCTTCCCCGAAATCTGAGGGGCTCCTGGGGGGCAGCTGATGTGCTACCAGGGGCCGGCACTCAGCAGGGGGCTCCGGCTGCTCCCTGGCGCCTCTGCGTGGGGCATCCCCCAGGATCAGCCCCACCAGAGGGGCTCCACGAGCAAGCCTTGGTCCCTCCCCAATAAACACGGCCATGGATCCCATCCACCGCTTGTGCCTTTCCTTGGGTTCACACCAGCACAGGTGCTGCATGGCCACGCGCGGGGTCCCCCCAcaaccctgcagcccccca includes the following:
- the RECQL4 gene encoding ATP-dependent DNA helicase Q4 isoform X5, producing MERQQEVKALLKQWEAAFLRERRRRPSQADIEAAPEDTQRLYKEYKMLKKQRKELDPSQLSPSCQPAAQEIPTTEQVPDFGCWGAHLNRQPKAPKLNHRSHAVPKASVQYYGMKLKSNLGAARKETPLTPRKTLTPRRTTAVPRLQTNLGSGDKAASSAPAEPLQSKGGEPGDLLLPPSVSELAPIILAAGLKSPPPPLPPNKFQQLKQTVAQRLGSLDPAWLQRCQGTPGDEGTILGATQEGEQGEVSWAPSKQEGTGGEVSVGDSRRKRPCGDGGDSMAASTKLKRCRQGSAEGALSAASGLKQSKEEGEEEKECVATPKESEKVLDSSENLLGEVEEEKPRSTRRAVTASRAPSQRRGNFVKLNLKKKSHVRGYALRGNRLRKQVWKQKWQKKAEQYGGGTRSIDRSSDICFSCGRTGHWASACRGQGTAAGLLPEESSHADEEEEAPLPTLEEVARRTNSICPELSAERRGSSREGSEKILEAPTYLDVRRMMYEPPAPPVPMEPLYSLGPEGKVRETPEEVFKALKALGYSSFRPGQEVAIMRILSGLSTLVVLSTGMGKSLCYQLPAYLYHKRSKCITLVVSPLVSLMNDQVSGLPPCLKAVCIHSNMTKAQREAAMEKVRQGGVQVLLLSPEALVGGSSSGSGCLPSADHLPAVAFACIDEAHCVSEWSHNFRPCYLRVCKVLRDHLGVRCFLGLTATATLATVRDVAQHLGIPAEEGIAVRSTAVPPNLHLSVSMDRDRDQALISLLREERFGCLDSIIVYCTRREETVRIAALIRTCLQGVLVREAREPGQDTAERKKAKAKKSGRQPLKWIADAYHAGLSAAERCRIQNSFMSGQLRVVVATVAFGMGLDKSDVRGVVHYNMPKNFESYVQEIGRAGRDGEPAHCHLFLDPEGRDLHELRRHIYGDTVDFFTVKKLVQKVFSPCKCLELHQKHQDVIRDGEVKDAKMAELLEEMVEEDSSVTRQSRQRVCYKHERAIPIQQTVESLDIREEGIETLLCYLELHPQRWLELLPPTYSSCRLQCYGGPQQLRATARRSPPVAVFMARERLAGRDHSQASLLEFDMVSLSDSMGWEVALVKRALRQLQWDPQLRKDSCSAGKSGVMVEFGDFSFHLRAYGDLTDQELDSVCDFLHQRVVAREKMALGQLRTCFQAFQSLGPVLVLEREETDVRAQCGLPDLQSSPCGGGGGEELLPEGSAQQLLREGACWRAG